The Macaca thibetana thibetana isolate TM-01 chromosome 19, ASM2454274v1, whole genome shotgun sequence genome has a segment encoding these proteins:
- the POP4 gene encoding ribonuclease P protein subunit p29 isoform X1, which yields MKSVIYHALSQKEAKDSDVQPPGAQRAEAFVRAFLKRSTPGMSPQAREDQLQRKAVVLEYFTRHKRKEKKKKAKGLSARQRRELRLFYIKPEQQRYSLFLPLHELWKQYIRDLCNGLKPDTQPQMIQAKLLKADLHGAIISVTKSKCPSYVGITGILLQETKHIFKIITKEDRLKVIPKLNCVFTVEIDGFISYIYGSKFQLRSSERSAKKFKAKGTIDL from the exons GTGTGATCTATCATGCATTGTCTCAGAAAGAGGCGAAAGACTCTGATGTCCAG CCTCCAGGAGCACAGCGGGCCGAGGCCTTCGTGAGGGCCTTCCTGAAGCGCAGCACACCCGGCATGAGCCCGCAGGCCCGCGAGGACCAGCTGCAGCGCAAGGCCGTGGTCCTGGAGTACTTCACCCGCCACAAGCgcaaggagaagaagaagaaagccaaAGGCCTCTCTGCCAGGCAAAGGAGGGAGCTGCGGCTCTTTTATATTAAACCAGAGCAGCAGAG ATACagtcttttcctccctctccatGAACTCTGGAAACAGTACATCAGGGACCTGTGCAATGGGCTAAAGCCAGACAC GCAGCCACAGATGATTCAGGCCAAACTGTTAAAGGCAGATCTTCACGGGGCTATTATTTCAG TGACAAAATCCAAGTGCCCCTCTTATGTGGGTATTACAGGAATCCTTCTACAGGAAACAAagcacattttcaaaattatcacCAAAGAAGACCGCCTGAAAG ttatccCCAAGCTAAACTGCGTGTTCACTGTGGAAATCGATGGCTTTATTTCCTACATTTACGGGAGCAAATTTCAGCTTCGGTCAAGTGAACGGTCTGCAAAGAAGTTCAAAGCGAAGGGAACGATTGACCTGTGA
- the POP4 gene encoding ribonuclease P protein subunit p29 isoform X2: MSPQAREDQLQRKAVVLEYFTRHKRKEKKKKAKGLSARQRRELRLFYIKPEQQRYSLFLPLHELWKQYIRDLCNGLKPDTQPQMIQAKLLKADLHGAIISVTKSKCPSYVGITGILLQETKHIFKIITKEDRLKVIPKLNCVFTVEIDGFISYIYGSKFQLRSSERSAKKFKAKGTIDL, translated from the exons ATGAGCCCGCAGGCCCGCGAGGACCAGCTGCAGCGCAAGGCCGTGGTCCTGGAGTACTTCACCCGCCACAAGCgcaaggagaagaagaagaaagccaaAGGCCTCTCTGCCAGGCAAAGGAGGGAGCTGCGGCTCTTTTATATTAAACCAGAGCAGCAGAG ATACagtcttttcctccctctccatGAACTCTGGAAACAGTACATCAGGGACCTGTGCAATGGGCTAAAGCCAGACAC GCAGCCACAGATGATTCAGGCCAAACTGTTAAAGGCAGATCTTCACGGGGCTATTATTTCAG TGACAAAATCCAAGTGCCCCTCTTATGTGGGTATTACAGGAATCCTTCTACAGGAAACAAagcacattttcaaaattatcacCAAAGAAGACCGCCTGAAAG ttatccCCAAGCTAAACTGCGTGTTCACTGTGGAAATCGATGGCTTTATTTCCTACATTTACGGGAGCAAATTTCAGCTTCGGTCAAGTGAACGGTCTGCAAAGAAGTTCAAAGCGAAGGGAACGATTGACCTGTGA